From one Oncorhynchus keta strain PuntledgeMale-10-30-2019 chromosome 30, Oket_V2, whole genome shotgun sequence genomic stretch:
- the LOC127913760 gene encoding LOW QUALITY PROTEIN: serine-rich adhesin for platelets-like (The sequence of the model RefSeq protein was modified relative to this genomic sequence to represent the inferred CDS: inserted 7 bases in 5 codons), with protein MPAETLPPAEISSSSSSSSSSSSSNSSSSSSSSSSSSSSSSSSSSSSSSSSSSSSSSSSSSSSSSSSSSSSSSSSSSSSSSSSSSSSSSSSSSSSKWPSSGSSSSSSSYNNSSSSSRSSSSSSSSSSSSSSSSNSSSSSSSSSSSSSSSSSSSSSSSSSSSSSSSSSSSSSSRSSSNSRSSRSSSRSNNNSSSSSSRSSCRSSSSSSSSSNSTNSSSSSSSSSSSSSSSSCRSSSSSSSSSSSSCRSSSRSSSSSCSSSSSSSSSNSTNSSSSSSSSSSSSSSSSCRSSTSSSSSSSSSSSSSSSSSSSSSSSSNSSSSSSSSSSSSSSSSSSSSSSSSSSSSSSSSSSSSSSSSNSSSSSSSSNSSSSSSSSSSSSSNSSNSSSSSSXASSSSSSSSSSSSSSSSSSSXSSSSSSSSSSSSSSSSSSSSSSSSSSSSSSSSNSSSSSSSNRSNSSSSSSSSSSSSSNSSNSSSSSSSSSSSNSSSSSSSNNNSSSHSSRSSRSSSSSSNSSSSSSSSSSSSSCRRSSNSSSSSSSSSSSSSRSSSSSSSSSSSSSSSSSSSSSSSSSSSSSSSXNSSSSSSSSSSRSSSSSSSSSSKXSSSSSSSSNSSSSSNSSSSSSSSNNNSSSHSSSSSRSSSSNSSSSSSSSSSSRSNSRSXESSSSSSSSSSSSSSSSSSSSSCSSSSSSSSSSSSSSSSSSSSSSSSSSSSSSSSSSSSSSSSSSSSSSSSSSSSSSSSSSSSSSSSSSSSSSSSSSSSSSSSSSSSSSSSSSSSSSSSSSSSSSSSSSSSSSSSSSSSSSSSSSSSSSNSSSSSSSSSNSSSSSSSSSSSSSSSSSSSSSSSSSSSSSSSSSSSSSSSSSSSSSSSSSSSSSNSSSSSSGSSSSNSSSSSSSSSSSSSSSSSNSSSHSSSSSSSSSSSSSSSSSSSSSSSHSSRSSRSSSSSSSSSSSSSSSSSSSSSSSSSSSSSSSSSSSSSSSSSSSSSSSSSSSSSSSSSSSSSSSSSSSSSSSSSSSSSSSSSSSSSSSSSSSSSSSSSSSSSSSSSSSSSSSSSSSSSSSSSSSSSSSSSSSSSSSSSSSSSSSSSSSSSSSSSSSSSSSSSSSSSSSSSSSSSSSSSSSSSSSSSSSSSSSSSSSCSSSSSSSSSSSSSSTTGAGGHDIDED; from the exons ATGCCAGCAGAGACACTTCCACCAGCTgaaat tagtagtagtagcagtagcagtagcagtagcagtagtagtaatagtagtagtagtagcagtagcagtagcagtagtagtagtagtagcagtagcagtagtagtagtagtagtagcagtagtagtagtagtagcagtagcagtagtagcagtagtagtagtagcagtagcagtagtagtagtagtagtagcagcagcagtagtagtagtagtagcagtagcagtagtagcagtagtagcagtagtagtagcagtaaa TGGcccagtagtggtagtagtagtagtagtagctct tataataatagtagtagtagtagtcgtagcagtagcagtagtagcagtagtagtagtagtagtagtagtagtagcaatagtagcagtagtagcagtagtagtagtagtagtagcagtagcagtagtagtagtagcagcagcagtagtagtagtagtagtagtagtagtagcagtagtagcagtagtagtagtcgtagcagTAGCAATAGTcgtagtagtaggagcagtagtcGAAGTAAtaataatagcagtagtagtagtagcagaagtagttgtagaagtagtagtagcagtagtagtagtagtaatagtactaatagtagcagtagtagcagtagtagtagtagcagtagtagtagcagtagctgtagaagtagcagtagtagtagcagtagtagtagcagtagctgtagaagtagcagtagaagtagcagtagtagttgtagcagtagtagtagcagtagtagtagtaatagtactaatagtagcagtagtagcagtagtagtagtagcagtagtagtagcagtagctgtagaagtagcactagtagtagcagtagtagcagtagtagtagtagtagtagtagtagcagtagcagtagtagcagtagtagtagtaatagtagcagtagcagtagcagtagtagcagtagtagtagcagtagtagcagtagtagtagcagtagtagtagtagtagcagtagtagtagtagcagtagtagtagtagtagtagtagtagcaatagtagtagtagtagtagtagtagcaatagtagcagtagtagtagtagtagtagtagtagtagtagcaatagtagcaatagtagtagtagtagtag agcaagtagcagtagtagcagcagtagtagtagtagtagtagtagtagtagtagtagtag aagtagtagtagtagtagcagtagtagtagtagtagtagtagtagtagtagtagtagtagtagtagtagcagtagtagtagtagtagtagtagtagcaatagtagtagtagcagcagtagtaatcgtagcaatagtagcagtagtagtagtagtagtagtagtagtagtagcaatagtagcaatagtagtagtagtagtagtagtagtagtagtagcaatagtagtagtagtagtagtagtaataataatagtagtagtcatagtagtaggagcagtagaagtagcagtagcagtagcaatagtagtagtagcagtagtagtagtagtagtagtagtagttgtagacgtagcagtaatagtagtagcagtagcagtagtagtagtagtagtagtagtagaagtagtagtagcagtagcagtagcagtagtagtagcagtagcagtagtagtagtagcagtagcagtagtagtagtagtagtagtagtagta aaaatagtagtagtagtagtagtagtagcagtagcaggagtagtagtagtagtagtagtagtagtagca atagtagtagtagtagtagtagtagcaatagtagtagtagtagcaatagtagtagtagtagtagtagtagtaataataatagtagtagtcatagtagtagtagcagtagaagtagcagtagcaatagtagtagtagcagtagtagtagtagtagtagtcgtagcaaTAGTAGGA AggagagcagtagtagtagtagtagtagtagtagtagtagtagtagtagtagtagtagtagtagtagttgtagcagtagcagtagtagtagtagcagtagtagtagcagtagtagcagcagtagtagtagtagcagtagcagcagtagtagtagcagtagcagtagtagtagtagtagtagcagtagtagtagtagtagtagtagtagtagcagtagcagtagtagtagtagtagtagtagtagtagtagtagtagtagtagcagtagtagtagtagtagtagtagtagtagtagtagtagcagtagtagtagtagtagtagcagtagcagtagtagtagtagtagtagtagtagcagtagtagtagcagtagcagtagtagtagcagtagtagtagtagtagtagtagcagtagtagtagtagtagtagtagtagtagtagtagtagcaatagtagcagtagtagtagtagtagtagtaatagtagtagcagtagtagcagtagtagcagtagtagcagtagtagtagcagtagtagtagtagtagcagtagtagtagtagcagtagtagtagtagcagtagtagtagtagtagtagcagtagtagtagtagtagtagtagtagtagtagtagtagtagcaatagtagtagtagtagtagtggtagtagtagtagcaatagtagtagtagtagtagtagtagtagtagtagtagtagtagtagtagtagtaatagtagtagtcatagtagtagtagcagcagtagcagtagtagtagtagtagtagtagtagtagcagtagtagtagtagtagtcatagtagtaggagcagtagaagtagcagtagcagtagtagtagtagtagtagtagcagtagtagtagtagtagtagtagtagtagtagtagtagtagtagtagtagtagtagtagtagtagtagtagtagtagtagcagtagtagtagtagtagcagtagtagtagtagtagtagtagtagtagtagtagcagtagtagtagtagtagtagtagcagtagtagcagtagtagtagtagtagtagtagtagtagcagcagtagtagtagtagtagtagtagcagtagcagtagcagtagtagtagtagtagtagtagtagcagtagcagtagtagcagtagtagtagcagtagtagtagtagtagtagcagtagtagtagtagcagcagtagcagtagtagtagtagtagcagtagcagtagcagtagcagtagtagcagtagtagtagtagtagtagtagtagtagtagtagcagtagtagtagtagcagtagtagcagtagtagcagcagcagcagcagcagcagcagcagcagcagcagcagcagcagcagtagtagtagcagtagcagtagtagcagcagcagcagcagtagcagtagtagctgcagtagtagtagtagtagtagtagtagcagtagtagcagtagcaccACGGGTGCCGGTGGTCATGATATTGATGAAGACTGA